The nucleotide sequence AATTGCCATCCTCCTCTAACAAAAGTTACACTTTGTTAAATAATCTTCAGTTTTTTTCAGAACTTGTTAACAGCGAAGGAAAGCAAATCTAAATTGTTCTCCCCGTTGGCGGTAAGTTCGGTACAAAAAAAGAATGATGTAAAATTTTTGTAAATGTTGGCTCTCATTTATTAAAGGAGGAGCGTAGTCGATGGGACTACCTTGGTATCGAGTTCATACGGTTGTTTTAAATGATCCAGGACGGCTGATTTCCGTCCATTTAATGCACACCGCTTTAGTTGCGGGTTGGGCGGGATCAATGGCGTTGTTTGAATTGGCAACGTTTGATCCCAGTGATCCTGTATTAAACCCCATGTGGCGTCAAGGGATGTTTGTTCTACCCTTTATGACCCGTTTGGGAGTCACTGAATCGTGGGGGGGCTGGAGCGTTACTGGCGCAACCGCAGTTGACCCCGGCTTCTGGTCTTTTGAGGGCGTCGCGATCGCGCACATTGTCCTCTCCGGATTACTCTTTTTAGCAGCGTGCTGGCACTGGGTTTATTGGGACTTAGACCTGTTCTATGATCCTCGTACTGGCGAACCTGCCCTTGATCTCCCGAAAATGTTTGGGATTCACTTATTCTTATCGGGGCTCCTTTGCTTCGGTTTTGGCGCCTTTCACCTCACAGGCTTATTCGGTCCGGGAATGTGGGTGTCTGACCCCTACGGGCTGACGGGGCACGTGCAGCCGGTTGCCCCAGAGTGGGGACCCGAAGGGTTTAACCCCTTTAACGCTGGAGGGGTGGTTGCTCACCATATTGCCGCCGGAATCGTGGGCATCATCGCTGGAATTTTCCACTTAGCGGTGCGTCCGCCCCAACGGCTCTACCGTGCATTACGGATGGGGAACATTGAAACGGTTCTCTCTAGCAGTATTGCAGCAGTCTTCTTCGCGGCGTTCGTTGTTGCGGGAACCATGTGGTATGGCAGCGCGACAACGCCAATTGAATTATTTGGTCCCACCCGTTATCAATGGGATCAGGGCTATTTTCAAGAAGAAATTGACCGTCGGGTCAATAGCTACATGGCAGAAGGCTACAGCCGGTCTGAGGCCTGGTCACAAGTTCCCGAAAAACTGGCCTTCTATGACTATGTTGGGAACAATCCCTCCAAAGGTGGTTTGTTCCGGGTTGGTCCGATGAACCAGGGAGACGGTTTAGCCCAAGCTTGGTTAGGACACCCGGTGTTTAAAGATGCAGAAGGTCGCGAACTAGCAGTTCGTCGTCTGCCGAACTTCTTTGAAACCTTCCCCGTTGTTTTAGAAGATGAAAATGGTGTAGTTCGTGCGGATATCCCCTTCCGTCGGGCGGAATCCAAATACAGTATTGAACAAATGGGTGTAACGGTGAGTTTCTTTGGCGGTGCCCTTGATGGTCAAACCTTTGAAGATCCGGCCCAAGTGAAAAAATACGCACGGAAAGCTCAACTTGGAGAAGTGTTCTCCTTTGACCGGGCAACCTTGGGCTCTGACGGGGTATTCCGCACCAGTCCTCGCGGTTGGTTTACCTTTGGTCATGCGGTGTTTGCTCTAATTTTCTTCTTCGGTCACATTTGGCATGGTTCGCGGACGCTCTATCGCGATGTTTTTGCCGGTGTAGAAGCCGATTTAGAAGAACAAGTGGAATGGGGTGCATTCCAGAAAGTGGGTGACAAAACCACTCGTAACCCCAACCGTGCTTAAAGTCAGTTAGAGACAATTAGGTTTTCCCAGGCGAGAGGGAAGTCAAAGATTACGCCTTCCGAAACCGCGGAATGAGGAGGGACCCTGCGCGGGTTTCCCGCGCAAAGGAACGCCCGACGATGCGGTGCCGCTTTCCAACTGGAATCGAATTCCAGTTGGGTCGGCACGGAAGGCGCCTGTCCTCACTAAAGCTCCGGTGACCGTTGGTCATTCTTCTCTCTCGCAATTTTTGTATTTGCTGTTAGACTGTTAGGTGAAGGGATCAGGAAAATTTAAGATTATGGAAGCTGTTGCATATATCCTTATATTGGCTTGCGCGATCGGGGTTTTATTCTTCGCGATCGCGTTTCGTGAACCACCCCGCATTAATAAATAATTGAGACAGTTAAGCTCAATACAGAAACTGAACCATACTATTGCTATCCCTTGCTTTAAAAAGGAATGGCAGGGTGGTTCAGTTTTGATACAGTTTATCCAATTGACTTCTTAAATAAAGGAACGAAAAATCAGTTATAATAGAGTGTCTGTACCATATTTTTACTCAGTAAACTTAAGTGTACATCTGATTTGAGGAATAACTATCAACACAACGGAGATCAAAACATAGGAATCGAAACACACATGGTCAGTCAGAACGCAACATCGAATCGAGACATTGGTTTTACTCATGAGGATTTTGCTGCCCTCCTAGACGAATACGATTATCACTTTAATCCCGGTGATATTGTTCCTGGCGTTGTCTTTAGCGTCGAACCCCGTGGAGCATTGATTGACATTGGCGCCAAAACTGCCGCATATATTCCCATTCAGGAAATGTCAATTAATCGTGTTGAGGAGCCGGATGAAGTTC is from Cyanobacteria bacterium GSL.Bin1 and encodes:
- a CDS encoding photosystem II reaction center protein T, yielding MEAVAYILILACAIGVLFFAIAFREPPRINK
- the psbB gene encoding photosystem II chlorophyll-binding protein CP47; amino-acid sequence: MGLPWYRVHTVVLNDPGRLISVHLMHTALVAGWAGSMALFELATFDPSDPVLNPMWRQGMFVLPFMTRLGVTESWGGWSVTGATAVDPGFWSFEGVAIAHIVLSGLLFLAACWHWVYWDLDLFYDPRTGEPALDLPKMFGIHLFLSGLLCFGFGAFHLTGLFGPGMWVSDPYGLTGHVQPVAPEWGPEGFNPFNAGGVVAHHIAAGIVGIIAGIFHLAVRPPQRLYRALRMGNIETVLSSSIAAVFFAAFVVAGTMWYGSATTPIELFGPTRYQWDQGYFQEEIDRRVNSYMAEGYSRSEAWSQVPEKLAFYDYVGNNPSKGGLFRVGPMNQGDGLAQAWLGHPVFKDAEGRELAVRRLPNFFETFPVVLEDENGVVRADIPFRRAESKYSIEQMGVTVSFFGGALDGQTFEDPAQVKKYARKAQLGEVFSFDRATLGSDGVFRTSPRGWFTFGHAVFALIFFFGHIWHGSRTLYRDVFAGVEADLEEQVEWGAFQKVGDKTTRNPNRA